The genomic interval AAATGAATCTCCAGAAATTAATGCTGCTGAAGTAATGAAAGAAGCTGTCTTAGGTATCGGATCAGGGGGAGGACACAAACAGATGGCAGGCGGAATCATAAATAATAAAAAGACTTTCAAACCCGATCTTATGTTTAAAAAAATTATCACAATTATTTCCAGATGATTTACAATTGGAAAACAAAACATTAAAATCTATAATATAAACAACTATTGGAGTAAAAATGGCTCACATCCTGGTTATAGATGACGATGTGCATATCAGAGAATTGATAAACATCATGCTTGAAAGTGAAGGACATACTGTCGTCCTTGCAGAGGATGGAATGGTCGGGCTTCAAATGATCGATAAAGAGACATTCGATTTAATCATTACAGATATTATTATGCCCAATCAGGAAGGAATTGAGACTATTGTTCAAATCAAAGCCAAAAGTCCTGATACCAAAATTTTAGC from Oceanispirochaeta sp. carries:
- a CDS encoding response regulator gives rise to the protein MAHILVIDDDVHIRELINIMLESEGHTVVLAEDGMVGLQMIDKETFDLIITDIIMPNQEGIETIVQIKAKSPDTKILAISGGGRIGSTNYLSLAENFGVDKTLSKPFYHKDFIDCIKKLID